GTCCCTGCCAGCCAGTACGACAACGCCCGCGCCCGTGCCGAGACGACTACGTCCGTTGTAGCTGCGGCCCGCGACCAGGTAGCGCTCGCCCAACGTAGTTTCGGCTACACCCGCCTCGGGGCCCCTGTCTCGGGTCGTGTCGCCCAGGTCTTCGTTGAGGCCGGTGAGCTCGTCGGTCCCGGCCAGCCGGTCGCGCTCGTCAACACCGAGGACAGCCCGATGGAGGTGGCCGTGACCGTGCCTGAGCAGCGGATCGGTGCGATCCAGCGCGGGGCCTCGGCCACCATCACCTTCCCGGCCTTCCCCGACCAGACCCTTACCGGCACCGTCACCGAGGTCGGCGTCGCCCCTGGCCGCGCGGCGACGACCTTTCCCGTCGTGGTACGCATCAACAGCCGGATAGCTGACGGACGAGCGCTGCGCAGCGGCATGACCGCCCGCGTGATGTTCGAGGGATTGGCTGCTGCTCAGGCAGGCGGTGCCCTCGTGCTGCCCGTCGGAGCCGTCAACGCCGATACCGAGGGGACCTACGTGATGGTGATCGAGCCTGTGGGCCTGACACCCGAAGACGAGGGCCGATCCGAGGCTGAGCGCGGTCAGGAGGAGGGCGGTTCAGTCCGCACGCTCGTACCCGGTCAGGAGGAAGCCGTCGTCCGCCGCCGCGCCGTCGAGACGGGCACGCTCCACGCGGGCGGCGTCGAGGTGACGCGCGGGCTCGAAGCCAACGAGACGGTCGTCGCAGCCGGCCTCGGCGAGCTTGCCGACGGCCAGCGCGTCCGCCTCGCAGGCGACGACCCCCTCGCGCGCGACCTCGTCTCGTTCCGCAGCCGATAGCCCAGAGCGCGCGGCCGAGAGCCAGCAGTCGATAGGCCTGCTTGGCTAGCGGTGCGCCCTATGCCTCGTCCTTCGCTTTCAGTGCTGGGCTCCTAGTGAGCCCTCTGCACCCTGCCCGTCTCCACCCTACCAGTCCCATGCGTCTAACCCGCACCGCCCTCGACAACCGCGTCGTCGTCT
This genomic interval from Bacteroidota bacterium contains the following:
- a CDS encoding efflux RND transporter periplasmic adaptor subunit, giving the protein MLVLLALALALIAAGCSSQEPATAPPPVVRTVSATPSAATSASFSGVTRAAIESRVSFQVGGVVTAVTVAVGDRVQRGALLARIDPADFELQVQQASSAFRQAEAQARAAEADFGRIRALYAEGVVPASQYDNARARAETTTSVVAAARDQVALAQRSFGYTRLGAPVSGRVAQVFVEAGELVGPGQPVALVNTEDSPMEVAVTVPEQRIGAIQRGASATITFPAFPDQTLTGTVTEVGVAPGRAATTFPVVVRINSRIADGRALRSGMTARVMFEGLAAAQAGGALVLPVGAVNADTEGTYVMVIEPVGLTPEDEGRSEAERGQEEGGSVRTLVPGQEEAVVRRRAVETGTLHAGGVEVTRGLEANETVVAAGLGELADGQRVRLAGDDPLARDLVSFRSR